One Tubulanus polymorphus chromosome 5, tnTubPoly1.2, whole genome shotgun sequence DNA segment encodes these proteins:
- the LOC141906492 gene encoding uncharacterized protein LOC141906492 isoform X1 yields MFLFRKIDYTITRMNSIKAVLAAVSFLSIGPLGTHCIDWPTDARGKPCSSNDTCLDIAPYSFCRNSVCEDCPDCPAGEEKFDGTCDAKCVACKSGTYKRRGYRCIPWRACEDFEVISLEGTAKRNRECERKPSSRPDTTSSAEPVTKMTEYRPVPTNKSSNRHNSKEIPLVGIDWVVAVSLVIFVCVFAVSPVIFCVKKRNRTGGGGVENPAASVKNSAQYVRVDCAGEQDKLLQDCPPPDPNHSEIDKSANMNKSQASLSTDVRGHDENICEERTTGTTAIREDDEHGEQNLHHNQTVSERFDVINESYISSDIAINTAPSRNMTIPSTSLAGMRQAVSSEVSVSECDNAAAGGAGAGVEETSFTETYTDRSVSSETFHPIDESYISSDVTINTAPSRSMTIPSTSGDSNEVASTRQAVSSVVFVIDRDNASGAGAGAGAGAGAGAGAGAGAGAGAGAGAGASTGTYQPGQTQESGRNGNSSPLVPGNFYSSNEAVNTGEAAFVGDARAFGSSNEAIDMEEAPVGSDAGRAGAEAGTGHSDGMNQPLIININERCENLQINSNCTVTNN; encoded by the exons AATTCGATCAAGGCTGTTTTAGCGGCTGTTTCGTTTTTAAGCATAGGACCATTgg gTACACATTGTATCGATTGGCCTACTGACGCACGCGGAAAGCCGTGTTCGAGCAACGACACATGTCTGGATATTGCTCCTTATTCATTCTGCAGAAATTCAGTCTGTGAGGACTGCCCAGATTGTCCAGCAGGTGAAGAAAAATTTGAT GGCACGTGTGATGCCAAGTGCGTAGCTTGCAAGTCTGGCACTTATAAGCGACGCGGCTATCGCTGCATCCCTTGGCGAGCTTGCGAAGATTTCGAGGTCATCAGTCTAGAAGGTACTGCAAAAAGAAATAGAGAGTGTGAACGAAAACCATCGTCTCGTCCAGACACAACGTCGTCTGCTGAACCGGTGACGAAAATGACCGAATATCGGCCAGTTCCGACGAACAAGTCTTCGAATCGGCATAATTCTAAGG AGATCCCTTTGGTGGGGATTGATTGGGTGGTCGCGGTCAGCCTAGTGATATTTGTATGCGTGTTCGCGGTCAGCCCAGTGATATTTTGTGTGAAGAAACGAAATCGGACAG GAGGAGGAGGTGTAGAAAATCCGGCTGCTTCCGTTAAAAATTCTGCCCAATACGTACGTGTGGACTGTGCTGGAGAACAAGATAAGCTTTTACAAGACTGCCCCCCACCTGATCCAAATCATTCGGAAATTGATAAATCAGCCAACATGAACAAGTCGCAGGCATCTCTATCTACAG ATGTTCGAGGCCATGACGAGAACATTTGTGAGGAGAGAACAACAGGCACCACTGCCATCAGAGAAG acgACGAACATGGTGAACAGAATCTCCATCATA ATCAGACAGTATCAGAAAGGTTTGATGTTATCAACGAAAGTTACATTTCCAGCGATATTGCGATTAACACTGCTCCATCCAGAAACATGACAATTCCATCCACTAGTCTAGCCGGAATGAGGCAGGCTGTCTCGAGTGAGGTGTCTGTAAGTGAGTGTGATaatgctgctgctggtggagCTGGTGCTGGTGTTGAAGAGACCAGTTTCACGGAGACTTACACCG ATCGGTCAGTATCATCAGAAACGTTCCATCCTATCGACGAAAGTTACATTTCCAGCGACGTTACGATTAACACTGCTCCGTCCAGAAGCATGACAATTCCATCCACTAGTGGAGACAGCAATGAAGTCGCATCGACGAGGCAGGCTGTTTCAAGTGTGGTGTTTGTAATTGATCGTGATAATGCttctggtgctggtgctggtgctggtgctggtgctggtgctggtgctggtgctggtgctggtgctggtgctggtgctggtgctggtgctggtgcatCTACCGGTACATATCAACCTGGACAGACACAAGAATCGGGACGAAATGGCAACTCCTCACCGTTAG TTCCTGGCAACTTCTACTCTTCCAATGAAGCTGTCAACACTGGGGAAGCTGCTTTCGTGGGAGAtg CTCGTGCCTTTGGCTCTTCTAATGAAGCGATTGACATGGAGGAAGCACCCGTAGGGTCAGACGCAGGCAGAGCAGGGGCAGAAGCGGGTACCg gTCACTCGGATGGAATGAACCAACCGCTCATCATCAACATTAATGAGCGATGtgaaaatcttcaaatcaatTCCAACTGTACAgtaaccaacaattga
- the LOC141906492 gene encoding uncharacterized protein LOC141906492 isoform X2, translated as MNSIKAVLAAVSFLSIGPLGTHCIDWPTDARGKPCSSNDTCLDIAPYSFCRNSVCEDCPDCPAGEEKFDGTCDAKCVACKSGTYKRRGYRCIPWRACEDFEVISLEGTAKRNRECERKPSSRPDTTSSAEPVTKMTEYRPVPTNKSSNRHNSKEIPLVGIDWVVAVSLVIFVCVFAVSPVIFCVKKRNRTGGGGVENPAASVKNSAQYVRVDCAGEQDKLLQDCPPPDPNHSEIDKSANMNKSQASLSTDVRGHDENICEERTTGTTAIREDDEHGEQNLHHNQTVSERFDVINESYISSDIAINTAPSRNMTIPSTSLAGMRQAVSSEVSVSECDNAAAGGAGAGVEETSFTETYTDRSVSSETFHPIDESYISSDVTINTAPSRSMTIPSTSGDSNEVASTRQAVSSVVFVIDRDNASGAGAGAGAGAGAGAGAGAGAGAGAGAGAGASTGTYQPGQTQESGRNGNSSPLVPGNFYSSNEAVNTGEAAFVGDARAFGSSNEAIDMEEAPVGSDAGRAGAEAGTGHSDGMNQPLIININERCENLQINSNCTVTNN; from the exons AATTCGATCAAGGCTGTTTTAGCGGCTGTTTCGTTTTTAAGCATAGGACCATTgg gTACACATTGTATCGATTGGCCTACTGACGCACGCGGAAAGCCGTGTTCGAGCAACGACACATGTCTGGATATTGCTCCTTATTCATTCTGCAGAAATTCAGTCTGTGAGGACTGCCCAGATTGTCCAGCAGGTGAAGAAAAATTTGAT GGCACGTGTGATGCCAAGTGCGTAGCTTGCAAGTCTGGCACTTATAAGCGACGCGGCTATCGCTGCATCCCTTGGCGAGCTTGCGAAGATTTCGAGGTCATCAGTCTAGAAGGTACTGCAAAAAGAAATAGAGAGTGTGAACGAAAACCATCGTCTCGTCCAGACACAACGTCGTCTGCTGAACCGGTGACGAAAATGACCGAATATCGGCCAGTTCCGACGAACAAGTCTTCGAATCGGCATAATTCTAAGG AGATCCCTTTGGTGGGGATTGATTGGGTGGTCGCGGTCAGCCTAGTGATATTTGTATGCGTGTTCGCGGTCAGCCCAGTGATATTTTGTGTGAAGAAACGAAATCGGACAG GAGGAGGAGGTGTAGAAAATCCGGCTGCTTCCGTTAAAAATTCTGCCCAATACGTACGTGTGGACTGTGCTGGAGAACAAGATAAGCTTTTACAAGACTGCCCCCCACCTGATCCAAATCATTCGGAAATTGATAAATCAGCCAACATGAACAAGTCGCAGGCATCTCTATCTACAG ATGTTCGAGGCCATGACGAGAACATTTGTGAGGAGAGAACAACAGGCACCACTGCCATCAGAGAAG acgACGAACATGGTGAACAGAATCTCCATCATA ATCAGACAGTATCAGAAAGGTTTGATGTTATCAACGAAAGTTACATTTCCAGCGATATTGCGATTAACACTGCTCCATCCAGAAACATGACAATTCCATCCACTAGTCTAGCCGGAATGAGGCAGGCTGTCTCGAGTGAGGTGTCTGTAAGTGAGTGTGATaatgctgctgctggtggagCTGGTGCTGGTGTTGAAGAGACCAGTTTCACGGAGACTTACACCG ATCGGTCAGTATCATCAGAAACGTTCCATCCTATCGACGAAAGTTACATTTCCAGCGACGTTACGATTAACACTGCTCCGTCCAGAAGCATGACAATTCCATCCACTAGTGGAGACAGCAATGAAGTCGCATCGACGAGGCAGGCTGTTTCAAGTGTGGTGTTTGTAATTGATCGTGATAATGCttctggtgctggtgctggtgctggtgctggtgctggtgctggtgctggtgctggtgctggtgctggtgctggtgctggtgctggtgctggtgcatCTACCGGTACATATCAACCTGGACAGACACAAGAATCGGGACGAAATGGCAACTCCTCACCGTTAG TTCCTGGCAACTTCTACTCTTCCAATGAAGCTGTCAACACTGGGGAAGCTGCTTTCGTGGGAGAtg CTCGTGCCTTTGGCTCTTCTAATGAAGCGATTGACATGGAGGAAGCACCCGTAGGGTCAGACGCAGGCAGAGCAGGGGCAGAAGCGGGTACCg gTCACTCGGATGGAATGAACCAACCGCTCATCATCAACATTAATGAGCGATGtgaaaatcttcaaatcaatTCCAACTGTACAgtaaccaacaattga